One window from the genome of Drosophila albomicans strain 15112-1751.03 chromosome 2L, ASM965048v2, whole genome shotgun sequence encodes:
- the LOC117566198 gene encoding LOW QUALITY PROTEIN: gamma-tubulin complex component 4 homolog (The sequence of the model RefSeq protein was modified relative to this genomic sequence to represent the inferred CDS: deleted 1 base in 1 codon): MLHDVIVSCLSLSGKGISFKKFLVSNVVDEFVHPCERSIFDDIIGTLNYLNEIVRFAKYFGDNNPHDLSDFKEAEEYSNGSYLKNFAKGIEIALEEYYSEIARLESYYQKNSTNSLLYIHNALETQKPVILILRKLIIDARTQKLHGCGLLQNLRNQQHDQVDVRMNHIFSKITKPIKLVFYSHLAHWLLLGMIDDPHNEFFISYKHSNENATKTSSEKSMTSRTYLSSVSEEDIWQYEINMAQLPLFVSTILAEKVLFVGQTVLLFKVDRRRHRSESWTAKTHGSYCDDVSELWDGKESVFSKMIEDLNDENRIDVIRFESVINDIKKFVSQRLSDIAVIEDNLVHQMCLIKHFYLLGRGEFYLEFLRQMRIGAKGFSNKNAKSYTRAFEIAANEMGIVDELENFTLSVQKHSNDFEDSCEFGIWQNLHLKYNYKWPLNLLFSPTTMERYNNVFRHLLIIRKLQYDLQLVWARHKWFAKTGARVDVKIMNFRNHLTFFLDNLQYYIQVDVLESQFSILINVIKNKADFEEIQRAHSIFLANVLSQCFLLNDLIDKKKNNQTTMQSQNPVYGTILEIFSICEKFSLLDSIEEDTLKQVITLEEKFHVSILGLINLLASIKSASSFGPLSQFLLRLDYKHWFSADKTIKSAA, encoded by the exons ATGTTACATGACGTTATTGTGTCCTGTTTAAGCCTAAGTGGCAAAGGAATTAGCTTTAAAAAATTTCTT gtCTCAAATGTAGTGGACGAATTTGTACATCCCTGTGAGCGTTCAATTTTTGACGACATAATTGGTACATTAAATTACCTCAATGAAATTGTGCGGTTTGCTAAATACTTTGGAGACAACAATCCACATGATTTATCCGACTTTAAGGAAGCTGAAG AATATTCAAATGGTTCTTATTTGAAGAATTTTGCAAAAGGTATTGAAATTGCTCTCGAAGAATATTACAGCGAAATAGCACGACTTGAATCTTATTACCAAAAGAATTCAACAAACTCtcttttgtatattcataACGCCTTGGAAACGCAAAAACCTGTTATCCTTATTTTGCGCAAACTTATTATTGATGCTAGAACCCAA AAACTTCATGGCTGTGGACTATTGCAGAATCTGCGAAACCAACAACATGACCAAGTTGATGTACGGATGAATCACATATTTTCCAA AATTACAAAACCAATTAAATTGGTTTTCTACTCACACTTGGCTCACTGGCTGCTGTTGGGGATGATCGATGATCCCCacaatgaattttttattagcTATAagcattcaaatgaaaatgcaaccAAAACATCTTCTGAAAAATCGATGACAAGCAGAACTTACTTG TCTTCGGTGTCAGAAGAAGATATATGgcaatatgaaattaatatggCTCAATTGCCATTGTTTGTGTCAACTATTTTAGCCGAGAAAGTGTTATTTGTCGGTCAAACGGTGCTCCTGTTTAAGGTAGATCGCAGAAGACATAGATCTGAATCATGGACAGCTAAAACGCATGGATCATATTGTGATGATGTCAGTGAACTTTGGGATGGCAAAGAAAGCGTTTTCTCCAAAATGATTGAGGATCTGAATGACGAGAATAGAATCGATGTGATACGCTTCGAAAGCGTCATCAACGATATCAAGAAATTCGTTAGTCAACGTCTATCCGATATAGCGGTTATTGAAGATAATTTGGTGCATCAAATGTGTTTGATAAAACACTTTTATCTGTTGGGACGCGGTGaattttatttggaatttcTGCGTCAGATGCGTATTGGTGCCAAAGGGTTTTCCAACAAAAATGCTAAGAGCTACACCAGAGCTTTTGAG ATTGCAGCCAATGAAATGGGAATTGTCGATGAATTGGAGAACTTTACTTTAAGTGTTCAAAAACATTCCAATGATTTTGAAGACAGCTgcgaatttggtatatggCAAAATCTCCATCtgaaatacaattataaatgGCCATTGAATCTATTGTTTTCACCAACTACGATGGAGCGATATAACAATGTGTTTCGTCATCTGTTAATTATTCGCAAGCTTCAATATGATCTTCAGCTCGTT TGGGCTCGTCACAAATGGTTTGCCAAGACGGGAGCCCGAGTCGACgtcaaaataatgaatttcCGAAATCATTTAACATTCTTTTTGGATAACCTACAGTATTATATACAAGTAGATGTTCTTGAAA GTCAATTCAGTATACTCATTAacgtaattaaaaataaagcagaTTTCGAAGAGATTCAACGAGCGCACTCAATATTTTTGGCTAATGTTCTCTCACAATGCTTTTTACTGAATGATTTAAtcgacaaaaagaaaaataatcaaaCAACGATGCAATCTCAAAACCCTGTATACGGAACaattcttgaaatatttagtatatgcgAAAAATTTAGTCTTTTAGATTCAATAGAGGAGGATACATTAAAACAAGTTATTACACTTGAAGAAAa atttcaCGTATCAATATTGggattaataaatttattggcCAGTATTAAAAGTGCATCAAGTTTTGGCCCGTTATCGCAGTTTTTATTAAGATTGGATTACAAACATTGGTTTAGTGCTGATAAAACTATTAAATCCGCAGCATAA